A window from Leptothermofonsia sichuanensis E412 encodes these proteins:
- a CDS encoding cation:proton antiporter domain-containing protein translates to MESILHILQQEPLASFAVLLGVILFVPPLFERIRLPGLVGLLVAGVILGPNGLGWLQEKSQAMKLLSDIGLVYLMFVAGLEIDLEQFNKTKHRSIGFGSLTFLVPLITGTIVGRVFGFGWNGAILIGSLFASHTLLAYPIVSRLGVVGNEAVTVTIGATIFTDIGALLVLAVCMGIHAGDFSPMKLVGLIGSLAVYTVIVLFGFDRAGREFFRRSGDQEGNQFLFVLLAVFLAAVGAQIIGIEKIVGAFLAGLAVNGALGHGAVKEKVMFVGSVLFIPIFFVNMGLLINVPVFIRSLTTPQTLGLTLAIVGGLIFSKFMASLLAALAYRYNRREMLVMWSLSMPQVAATLAATLVGFRANLLTEDILNSVIVLMLVTSTLGPIITSRYAPELTVTPELDPEGVIGSLNWDQAEERFFTVVVPVHNPKTERYLIELAALLVRNYPGRIVPLSVATGHTHMNDPQITAALRRSQALLAAAVEVSREVGVEAEPLIRIDDSIAQGINRASREQNASLVVMGWGRRTGLQARLFGSVIDSVLWGSHCPVAISRLLESPTKVQRILVPLENMTPRSLWITRFAHVLAESIQAKVTLLHVSEPTVASPFSRSGEGKIAWTRAQLELMATKVSPNSMPQIQIQSDEDVVKAIAAAANEHDLVILCSSHRRTSAGGLAVSDVTSQITERLTCSIIMLGEPYTGTSSSLLGTNKAKTTQ, encoded by the coding sequence ATGGAATCTATCCTGCACATTCTCCAGCAAGAACCACTGGCTTCTTTTGCGGTTCTGCTGGGAGTCATCTTATTCGTGCCGCCTCTGTTTGAACGGATACGCCTGCCTGGGTTAGTGGGGTTGCTGGTTGCTGGAGTGATTCTTGGTCCCAACGGTCTGGGGTGGTTGCAAGAAAAGTCCCAGGCAATGAAATTGCTGTCGGATATTGGGTTGGTTTATTTGATGTTTGTGGCAGGGTTGGAAATTGATCTGGAGCAGTTTAACAAGACCAAACATCGCTCTATTGGGTTTGGCAGTCTGACATTCCTGGTTCCCCTGATTACGGGAACCATTGTAGGGCGAGTATTTGGCTTCGGTTGGAATGGGGCTATCCTGATCGGGTCCCTGTTTGCGTCCCATACGCTGCTGGCATACCCGATTGTAAGTCGGTTAGGGGTGGTGGGCAATGAAGCTGTAACCGTCACCATTGGGGCAACCATTTTCACCGATATCGGTGCTCTGCTGGTGCTGGCAGTTTGCATGGGCATCCATGCGGGAGACTTTAGCCCCATGAAACTGGTTGGTCTGATTGGTTCACTGGCAGTTTATACCGTGATTGTGCTGTTTGGATTTGATCGGGCCGGACGGGAGTTTTTTCGCCGCTCTGGCGACCAGGAAGGCAACCAGTTTCTCTTTGTCTTGCTGGCAGTGTTTTTAGCCGCTGTCGGAGCACAGATAATTGGCATCGAGAAAATTGTTGGTGCGTTTCTGGCAGGGCTGGCAGTGAATGGGGCGTTGGGGCATGGGGCAGTCAAAGAGAAGGTCATGTTTGTTGGCAGTGTTCTGTTTATTCCCATTTTCTTTGTGAACATGGGGCTGTTAATTAATGTTCCGGTGTTTATCCGCAGCCTGACGACCCCACAAACCCTGGGACTGACTCTGGCGATCGTGGGAGGGTTAATCTTCAGTAAGTTTATGGCATCCCTTCTCGCTGCCCTGGCTTATCGCTACAACCGCCGGGAAATGCTGGTCATGTGGTCCCTGTCCATGCCCCAGGTGGCCGCCACTCTGGCCGCCACTCTGGTTGGCTTTCGGGCGAACCTGCTCACAGAAGACATTCTGAACAGTGTGATTGTCTTGATGCTGGTGACCTCTACACTGGGTCCCATCATTACTTCCCGCTATGCACCAGAATTAACCGTTACGCCAGAACTTGACCCAGAGGGTGTGATTGGCTCCCTCAACTGGGATCAAGCGGAAGAGCGTTTTTTTACAGTTGTGGTGCCGGTTCATAATCCCAAAACCGAGCGCTACTTAATCGAGCTGGCTGCACTGCTGGTACGCAACTATCCTGGTCGAATTGTGCCCCTTTCAGTGGCTACCGGGCACACCCACATGAATGATCCTCAGATTACAGCTGCACTGAGGCGCAGTCAGGCACTCCTGGCGGCGGCTGTGGAGGTCAGTCGGGAAGTGGGGGTTGAGGCTGAACCTCTGATTCGAATTGATGACAGCATCGCCCAGGGCATTAATCGTGCCAGCCGTGAACAGAATGCCAGTCTGGTTGTCATGGGTTGGGGACGGCGGACGGGGCTACAGGCTCGATTATTTGGTAGTGTAATCGACAGTGTATTGTGGGGTTCTCACTGTCCGGTTGCAATCTCCCGCCTGCTGGAATCCCCTACCAAAGTCCAGCGGATCCTGGTACCGTTGGAGAATATGACACCGCGATCGCTCTGGATTACCCGGTTTGCCCACGTCTTAGCTGAGTCAATCCAGGCAAAGGTCACCCTCTTGCATGTTTCTGAACCCACGGTAGCAAGTCCATTCAGCCGCTCAGGAGAGGGCAAAATTGCCTGGACCAGGGCACAACTGGAGTTAATGGCAACCAAAGTATCACCCAACTCAATGCCACAGATCCAGATTCAGTCAGATGAGGATGTGGTCAAGGCGATCGCGGCTGCTGCCAACGAGCACGATCTGGTGATTCTATGTTCCTCCCACCGGCGCACCAGTGCGGGCGGTCTGGCGGTTAGTGATGTGACCAGTCAGATCACGGAACGGTTGACCTGCTCAATCATCATGTTGGGTGAACCTTATACGGGAACAAGCTCCAGCCTGCTGGGAACCAACAAAGCAAAAACGACCCAGTGA
- a CDS encoding HAS-barrel domain-containing protein — translation MRLPLPQFAVHHRQPNHIAEVIETATTEFLAQCLEPEDLSFPVMPPFGSWVKAVDEESRNQIYAVVYYATTSPIDSVHRARALGLSLQELRAQQPQIFAMLKTEFRAAIVGFQQPSEVPHAEAQQSSRAITYQHLPPRPPQVHQAVYHCEVEEIILFTEKLDFLRTLLQMGGAPVDALVAATIREIYSLRQADRSWLVQAGRTLSLLLKDDYDRLRIILNQIHL, via the coding sequence ATGCGTCTTCCTCTGCCGCAGTTTGCAGTTCACCACCGCCAGCCCAATCACATTGCTGAGGTCATTGAAACCGCTACCACGGAATTTCTGGCTCAGTGCTTGGAGCCTGAAGACCTGAGCTTTCCGGTAATGCCACCCTTTGGTAGCTGGGTTAAAGCAGTTGATGAGGAGTCCAGAAACCAGATTTATGCGGTTGTTTACTATGCTACGACCAGTCCAATCGACTCGGTTCATCGGGCACGGGCACTGGGGCTGTCTCTTCAAGAACTGAGAGCACAACAGCCACAGATTTTTGCAATGTTGAAGACGGAGTTTCGAGCGGCGATCGTGGGCTTTCAACAGCCCTCCGAGGTTCCCCATGCAGAGGCTCAACAGAGCAGTCGGGCAATTACTTATCAACACTTACCACCCCGCCCCCCCCAGGTTCATCAGGCCGTTTACCACTGTGAAGTAGAAGAAATTATCCTGTTTACTGAAAAACTGGATTTCTTGCGCACCCTGCTGCAAATGGGGGGAGCACCCGTGGATGCGCTGGTGGCAGCCACCATTCGGGAAATCTACTCCTTGCGGCAGGCAGATCGTAGCTGGCTGGTGCAAGCCGGGCGAACTTTGAGTCTGCTATTGAAAGATGACTACGACCGCCTGCGTATTATCCTGAATCAAATTCATCTCTAA
- the rodA gene encoding rod shape-determining protein RodA, with product MFLSPRFLMLLQKSFRQIRWKSLVQPWQNVDWWLFVLPVGLTIFGGVMIRSVELNQGWTDWRQHWITGTVGLIMSLMIARWRYDNLIRWRWIIYGITNVSLLTVMFFGREELGAQRWIPIFGFNLQPSEFAKLGIIITIAALLSDRPASKVPVLIKTLAVTAVPWILIFLEPNLGTSLVFGAITLGMLYWGNANPGWLLLMLSPFLSAILFNVFLPIWFVWVVLIGIVAWQSLPWYRVGTFAAVVINLLSGALGHFLWGLLKDYQKQRLTMFLNPDQDPLGGGYHLIQSRIAIGAGGLWGRGLHQGTQTQLNFIPEQHTDFIFAAIGEELGFVGSFLILLAFWLICLRLVIIAQNARDNFGSLLAIGVLSMVVFQTVVNIGMTIGLSPVTGIPLPWLSYGRSALLMNFLAIGLVQSVANFRQRLSFKD from the coding sequence TTGTTCCTTTCTCCCCGGTTTCTGATGCTTTTGCAAAAATCGTTCCGCCAAATTCGCTGGAAATCTCTGGTTCAACCCTGGCAAAACGTGGACTGGTGGTTATTTGTCCTTCCAGTCGGTTTGACTATCTTTGGCGGTGTGATGATTCGCAGTGTGGAATTGAACCAGGGCTGGACAGACTGGCGTCAGCATTGGATTACAGGCACCGTTGGCTTGATTATGTCGCTGATGATCGCCCGCTGGCGGTATGACAACCTGATTCGCTGGCGGTGGATTATCTATGGCATTACCAATGTGTCTCTGCTGACGGTTATGTTCTTTGGCCGCGAAGAATTGGGGGCGCAGCGCTGGATCCCTATTTTTGGATTCAATCTGCAACCGTCTGAGTTCGCCAAACTCGGTATTATTATCACCATTGCGGCATTGTTGAGCGATCGCCCCGCTTCCAAAGTTCCAGTTTTGATCAAGACCCTGGCGGTGACGGCTGTTCCCTGGATTCTGATCTTTCTGGAACCGAATCTGGGTACCTCACTGGTGTTTGGTGCCATTACCCTGGGAATGCTCTATTGGGGGAATGCTAATCCGGGCTGGCTGCTGTTAATGCTCTCGCCATTCCTGTCTGCGATTCTATTCAACGTCTTCTTACCGATCTGGTTTGTCTGGGTCGTGCTGATTGGAATTGTGGCATGGCAGAGCCTGCCCTGGTATCGAGTTGGAACATTTGCAGCCGTGGTCATCAACCTGCTCTCCGGTGCTCTGGGGCATTTCCTCTGGGGGTTGTTGAAGGACTATCAAAAGCAACGGTTGACCATGTTTTTAAATCCGGATCAAGACCCCCTGGGCGGCGGATACCATCTCATTCAGTCACGCATTGCCATCGGAGCAGGGGGACTTTGGGGCAGGGGACTGCACCAGGGAACTCAAACCCAATTAAATTTCATCCCAGAACAACACACGGACTTCATTTTTGCTGCCATTGGAGAAGAACTTGGGTTTGTGGGTAGTTTTCTGATCCTGCTGGCATTCTGGCTCATCTGTTTGCGGTTAGTTATCATTGCTCAAAACGCCAGAGACAACTTTGGGTCCCTGCTTGCGATCGGGGTCCTGTCGATGGTGGTATTTCAAACCGTAGTCAATATTGGCATGACCATTGGACTATCTCCTGTAACGGGCATTCCATTACCCTGGTTAAGTTATGGGCGATCGGCACTCTTGATGAACTTTCTGGCGATCGGACTGGTACAGTCGGTGGCGAATTTCCGCCAGCGGTTAAGCTTTAAGGACTGA
- a CDS encoding Mrp/NBP35 family ATP-binding protein has product MRTPANGKMAKETLTFLSVARVREMPKVVDATSVLEVLKPVQDPELRKSLVELNMIRNIRIDDRRVSFTLVLTTPACPLRQFIVEDCERAVKTLPGVEEVVVDVTAETPQQKSLPDRTGVPGIKNIVAVSSGKGGVGKSTVAVNVAVALAQAGAKVGLLDADIYGPNAPTMLGLGDARVTVQQGPQGEILEPAFNYGVRLVSMGFLIDPDQPVIWRGPMLNGIIRQFLYQVNWGELDYLIVDMPPGTGDAQLTMTQAVPMAGAVIVTTPQTVALLDSRRGLKMFQQLGVAVLGIVENMSYFIPPDLPDKQYDIFGSNGGKKAAQELQVPLLGCVPLEISLRQGGDRGIPIVLAEPDSASAKALTEIAQQIAAKVSIAALGSQELGIGS; this is encoded by the coding sequence ATGAGAACGCCTGCTAACGGTAAGATGGCTAAAGAAACGTTAACGTTCCTGTCCGTAGCCAGGGTTAGAGAAATGCCCAAAGTTGTTGATGCCACGTCTGTTCTGGAAGTCCTGAAACCTGTTCAAGACCCCGAACTCCGAAAGAGTCTGGTGGAATTGAACATGATCCGCAATATCAGGATTGATGATCGACGGGTGAGTTTTACGCTGGTTTTGACGACCCCAGCCTGTCCGTTGCGTCAGTTTATCGTCGAAGATTGCGAACGGGCAGTCAAAACCCTGCCTGGTGTAGAAGAGGTCGTTGTGGATGTGACGGCTGAAACCCCGCAACAAAAATCATTGCCCGATCGCACCGGAGTGCCGGGCATTAAAAATATCGTTGCTGTTTCCAGTGGTAAGGGTGGGGTTGGCAAAAGCACAGTGGCGGTCAATGTGGCGGTAGCCCTGGCTCAGGCGGGCGCAAAAGTTGGCTTACTGGACGCGGATATTTACGGTCCCAATGCCCCAACCATGCTGGGATTGGGTGATGCCAGAGTAACAGTACAGCAGGGACCGCAGGGCGAGATTTTGGAACCGGCCTTTAATTATGGTGTCAGGCTGGTTTCAATGGGGTTTTTGATCGACCCCGATCAACCCGTTATCTGGCGGGGTCCGATGCTGAATGGAATTATTCGTCAGTTTCTCTACCAGGTGAACTGGGGTGAACTGGACTACCTGATTGTGGACATGCCTCCAGGCACCGGGGATGCCCAGTTGACAATGACCCAGGCAGTCCCAATGGCCGGGGCCGTGATTGTTACCACTCCTCAGACGGTTGCCCTGCTGGATTCTCGTCGGGGCCTGAAGATGTTTCAGCAGCTTGGTGTTGCGGTCCTGGGCATTGTGGAAAACATGAGCTACTTCATTCCTCCCGATCTGCCCGATAAGCAGTACGACATTTTTGGCTCCAACGGTGGCAAAAAAGCCGCCCAGGAGTTGCAGGTTCCTCTGTTAGGCTGTGTGCCTCTGGAAATCTCTCTGCGTCAGGGGGGCGATCGCGGCATTCCCATTGTTCTGGCTGAACCTGATTCTGCTTCAGCCAAAGCCCTGACTGAAATTGCTCAACAAATTGCCGCCAAAGTCTCAATCGCCGCCCTGGGAAGTCAGGAGTTGGGGATTGGAAGTTGA
- a CDS encoding helix-turn-helix transcriptional regulator: protein MSRHLERLLNIDGLLRSGGRQTATRMAEELGVSERTIRNDLNFLRDRYHAPIEWSKQRGFYYTDPEWRLPTIMLSKGELFALTLGARMLETCAGSTYAPELRSAIARLSERLPEESWVDLQQLAEERILFRGGAEIDLDPEVWHGLEDACRTRKTVQMVYYTASRDALSERQFDPYVLHIYRGTNPYVIGYCHQRQEIRWFRVDRIKQLRVLEATFVPDPTFDARDHLELIFQHEAGGVPLPVSIWFDARTAPYIRERRWHPTQEIQEHPDGSLTLSMVVRGLNDLKRWVLGYGRGAIVQSPPELVQLVKSEVDRMHQHYGGSQP, encoded by the coding sequence ATGTCACGCCACCTGGAACGGCTACTGAATATTGATGGATTACTCCGATCGGGAGGGCGACAAACGGCTACTCGCATGGCAGAGGAACTGGGAGTCAGTGAACGGACCATCCGTAATGACCTGAATTTCCTGCGCGATCGCTACCATGCTCCAATCGAGTGGAGTAAACAAAGGGGCTTCTATTACACTGACCCGGAATGGCGGTTGCCAACGATCATGCTCAGTAAGGGAGAGTTGTTTGCTCTAACCCTGGGAGCCAGGATGTTGGAAACCTGTGCCGGTTCGACCTATGCTCCAGAATTGCGTTCTGCGATCGCTCGTCTGAGTGAGCGGTTGCCGGAGGAATCCTGGGTAGACCTGCAACAACTGGCAGAGGAACGCATTCTGTTTCGGGGAGGGGCAGAAATTGACCTGGACCCGGAGGTGTGGCATGGGCTGGAGGATGCCTGCCGGACTCGTAAGACAGTGCAGATGGTTTATTACACGGCCAGCAGGGATGCTCTATCCGAACGCCAGTTTGACCCCTACGTGCTTCACATCTATCGGGGAACCAATCCCTATGTGATTGGGTACTGCCATCAGCGTCAGGAGATCCGGTGGTTCCGGGTTGACCGGATTAAGCAACTGCGGGTACTGGAAGCAACCTTTGTCCCAGACCCCACGTTTGATGCCAGGGACCACCTGGAGCTGATTTTCCAGCATGAGGCGGGTGGGGTGCCACTGCCAGTATCCATCTGGTTTGATGCCCGTACCGCACCCTATATCCGAGAGCGGCGCTGGCACCCCACCCAGGAAATTCAGGAGCATCCGGATGGCTCGTTGACGCTGAGTATGGTGGTGAGGGGATTGAATGACCTGAAGCGTTGGGTGCTGGGGTATGGGAGGGGGGCGATCGTGCAGTCGCCGCCGGAGTTGGTGCAGTTGGTCAAAAGCGAGGTAGACAGGATGCATCAGCACTACGGAGGAAGTCAGCCATGA
- a CDS encoding Uma2 family endonuclease, giving the protein MIQTTPPLMTFEEFLNWYPGDGRRYELISGEVVGVRPRDDYEGVTSQIVRVVDREIERLALDWFIPKTCCVKPAGNLDGYVPDVIVLDRARLGAEPLWKTASTITQGRSACLVVEVVSRIGMMTMPES; this is encoded by the coding sequence ATGATTCAAACTACACCGCCGTTGATGACCTTTGAGGAATTTCTGAATTGGTATCCGGGGGATGGTCGTCGTTATGAATTGATCAGTGGGGAGGTGGTGGGGGTGCGACCACGGGATGACTACGAGGGTGTGACAAGCCAGATTGTCCGAGTGGTGGACCGGGAGATTGAGCGGTTGGCTCTGGATTGGTTTATTCCAAAAACCTGTTGTGTCAAGCCAGCGGGGAATCTGGATGGCTATGTGCCGGATGTGATTGTGCTGGATCGTGCCCGGTTGGGGGCAGAACCCCTCTGGAAGACGGCTTCAACGATTACCCAGGGGCGTTCTGCTTGCCTGGTGGTGGAGGTGGTGAGCAGGATTGGCATGATGACTATGCCAGAAAGTTAG
- a CDS encoding Uma2 family endonuclease has product MPGGGGGEQDWHDDYARKLEDYESLGILKYRIVDYRALGGRRFIGTPKQPMVSVYGLVDGVYELAQFRMEERVRSPLFPELDGLADQFLRVEK; this is encoded by the coding sequence TTGCCTGGTGGTGGAGGTGGTGAGCAGGATTGGCATGATGACTATGCCAGAAAGTTAGAGGATTATGAGTCCCTGGGAATTCTAAAGTATCGGATTGTGGATTACCGGGCTTTGGGAGGACGGCGGTTTATTGGCACGCCCAAGCAGCCCATGGTGAGTGTTTATGGACTGGTGGATGGGGTATATGAGTTGGCTCAGTTTCGGATGGAGGAGCGGGTGCGATCGCCCCTGTTTCCAGAACTGGATGGGCTGGCGGATCAGTTTTTGCGGGTGGAAAAATAG
- the cas6 gene encoding type I-MYXAN CRISPR-associated protein Cas6/Cmx6: MLMTEQGSTSRELGLLPYVELSFGVIGQTLPADHGYGLYSAIAHLCPEIHEQEGVSIQTISGKPDGEGRIYLSRQSRLKIRLPYEPAKISLLLPLAGQLLTIGKHEIQLGIPQIFPLYPVDKLRSRIVTIKKFQEPEPFKEAAQRQLDALGIQGNLILPLNETGEPSRKAIKIKTYSVVGFSLMVTDLNDEDSLKLQAFGLGGKHRMGCGVFSPFPRRARSVYE; this comes from the coding sequence ATGTTGATGACAGAACAGGGTTCGACAAGCCGTGAGTTGGGATTACTGCCCTATGTGGAACTCAGCTTTGGGGTGATTGGGCAAACTCTGCCTGCGGATCACGGGTATGGATTATATAGCGCGATCGCTCATCTCTGCCCTGAAATTCACGAACAGGAAGGGGTGAGCATTCAGACCATCTCTGGTAAACCTGATGGCGAAGGCAGGATTTATTTGAGTCGGCAATCTCGACTGAAAATTCGCTTGCCTTATGAACCTGCAAAGATTTCTTTACTGTTACCTCTTGCTGGGCAACTGTTAACCATCGGAAAACACGAAATTCAACTTGGAATTCCACAGATCTTTCCACTCTATCCAGTGGATAAACTGCGATCGCGCATCGTTACCATTAAAAAGTTTCAGGAACCAGAACCCTTTAAGGAAGCTGCCCAGCGGCAACTCGATGCTTTAGGAATTCAGGGAAATTTGATCCTGCCACTGAATGAAACAGGGGAACCAAGCCGAAAAGCAATCAAAATCAAAACTTACTCAGTTGTGGGGTTCAGCTTAATGGTCACTGATCTCAACGATGAAGACTCACTAAAGCTTCAGGCGTTTGGACTGGGTGGTAAGCATCGCATGGGCTGTGGTGTTTTCAGTCCATTTCCTCGGCGTGCGAGGTCAGTCTATGAATAA
- the cas3 gene encoding CRISPR-associated helicase Cas3', whose amino-acid sequence MNKMPDELWAKSNRILTLEKHLHDAENAAQQIFRLDRRWGQNWCRFFQIQGKDNQQKFLLNLQVAALFHDIGKANEDFYTAVTSTGFFPQVLRHEHLSALILCLPQVRTWLGQNPDLDVDVITAAVLSHHLKASKDEKTTPNGKSYRWSQPQSNKPLLQLYLAHSEVVRTLDRIAQIAHLNPPPSLPTTAWKKAGSIWDNAYRNGRNFADRLSQSIRKDKERQRFLVAVKAGLIASDAAASGLVREKKEITEWIEAVAHSDEIAPDEIATKIIQPRLQDIQAKDLREFQKQLALQGAKTLLLSACGSGKTLAAWKWAEVQSQTYTIGKVIFLYPTRGTATEGFRDYVGWAPETDAALITGTARYELEAMRENPEEESKNSAIAGKIFRTEADERLYALGFWSKRFFSATVDQFLSFMEHSYHSLCLLPVLADSAVIIDEVHSFDRSMFDTLISFLKTFDIPVLCMTATLPKSRRKELEEAGLRVFPTETDRVNLDDLKEKEEAERYYLEPVANFDAAFDRAVKAYQSGLRVLWVVNTVDRCLAISHRLENHEDLKKLGVKVLTYHSRFRLCDRAEVHKRTVAAFAPAKGEPPKAAIAVTTQVCEMSLDLDADVLITEVAPISAMVQRFGRANRHLRRDFATLHVYEPPSNLPYSKEELSAARTFLDELGMARISQYRLAQALEDHSRQERNADGTAPFLTSGYYATPGSLRDTEEFAVPCILDQDLEAVKAILDSPKKHEKEKFIINVPKKWATQRTDEHHWLPKYLQIAQWDGHYDKSRGFQSQNLQEVELG is encoded by the coding sequence ATGAATAAGATGCCAGATGAGCTTTGGGCAAAGAGCAATCGGATTCTGACTTTAGAAAAACATCTTCACGATGCTGAAAATGCCGCACAACAAATCTTTCGATTAGATCGTCGGTGGGGACAAAATTGGTGCCGATTCTTTCAAATTCAAGGAAAGGACAATCAACAGAAATTTTTGCTGAATTTACAAGTCGCAGCATTATTCCATGACATTGGTAAAGCGAACGAAGATTTCTATACGGCTGTTACATCAACCGGATTTTTTCCGCAAGTGTTGCGCCATGAACATCTGAGTGCATTAATCCTTTGCTTACCACAAGTGAGAACCTGGCTGGGGCAAAATCCTGACCTCGATGTGGATGTCATTACAGCAGCCGTATTATCCCATCACTTAAAAGCCTCAAAAGACGAAAAAACGACACCCAATGGTAAAAGCTATCGATGGAGTCAACCTCAGTCAAATAAGCCATTGCTACAACTTTATTTAGCCCACAGTGAAGTCGTTCGTACACTAGACAGAATTGCTCAAATAGCCCATCTCAATCCTCCACCATCTCTACCAACCACAGCCTGGAAAAAAGCGGGATCCATCTGGGATAACGCCTACAGAAACGGGCGTAATTTTGCTGATCGCTTGAGCCAATCCATTCGCAAAGATAAGGAGCGGCAACGGTTTTTGGTTGCGGTTAAAGCGGGCTTAATTGCTTCTGATGCGGCTGCTTCAGGGTTGGTACGTGAAAAGAAGGAGATTACTGAATGGATTGAAGCGGTGGCACATTCAGATGAGATCGCCCCTGATGAGATTGCGACCAAAATTATCCAGCCTCGACTTCAGGACATTCAGGCAAAGGATCTTCGAGAGTTTCAAAAGCAACTGGCTCTACAGGGTGCCAAAACGCTCTTACTCTCGGCTTGTGGATCGGGCAAAACCCTTGCTGCATGGAAATGGGCAGAAGTTCAATCCCAAACCTACACCATTGGCAAGGTAATCTTTCTCTATCCAACACGAGGTACTGCCACTGAGGGATTTCGGGACTATGTGGGCTGGGCACCAGAAACAGATGCCGCCTTAATTACGGGAACAGCCCGTTACGAACTGGAGGCAATGCGGGAAAACCCGGAAGAAGAATCAAAAAATTCTGCGATCGCAGGCAAGATCTTTCGCACAGAAGCCGACGAACGACTGTATGCATTGGGTTTCTGGTCAAAACGTTTCTTCAGCGCCACGGTTGATCAATTCCTCAGCTTCATGGAGCACAGCTACCACAGTCTTTGCCTATTACCCGTACTGGCAGACAGTGCCGTGATTATTGATGAGGTGCATAGCTTCGATCGCTCCATGTTCGACACCTTGATCAGTTTCTTGAAAACTTTTGATATTCCAGTCTTGTGCATGACAGCCACATTGCCAAAATCGCGACGGAAGGAATTAGAAGAGGCTGGACTGAGAGTATTCCCAACTGAAACAGATCGGGTTAACCTGGATGACTTGAAAGAAAAGGAAGAAGCTGAACGCTACTACCTGGAGCCTGTTGCAAACTTTGATGCTGCCTTTGATAGAGCAGTGAAGGCTTATCAATCTGGGCTACGGGTATTGTGGGTTGTCAATACCGTGGATCGCTGTTTAGCAATTTCTCATAGATTAGAAAATCATGAAGACCTTAAAAAGCTTGGAGTTAAGGTCTTAACCTATCACAGCCGATTTCGCTTGTGCGATCGCGCCGAAGTTCACAAACGAACCGTCGCAGCATTTGCTCCAGCAAAAGGTGAACCACCCAAAGCGGCGATCGCTGTAACAACCCAGGTGTGTGAAATGAGTTTAGACCTGGATGCCGATGTGCTCATTACAGAAGTCGCTCCCATTTCAGCCATGGTGCAGCGTTTTGGAAGAGCGAATCGCCATTTAAGGCGCGACTTTGCCACACTCCATGTTTACGAACCGCCCAGCAACTTACCTTACTCTAAAGAGGAGTTGAGTGCAGCCAGAACCTTCCTGGATGAACTGGGCATGGCAAGGATCAGTCAATATCGCTTAGCACAGGCGCTGGAAGACCATTCGCGCCAGGAACGGAACGCCGATGGCACTGCCCCTTTCCTGACGAGCGGTTACTATGCAACACCGGGGTCTCTTCGAGACACAGAAGAATTTGCGGTGCCCTGCATCTTGGATCAGGATCTGGAAGCGGTCAAAGCGATTCTCGATTCACCGAAGAAACACGAAAAAGAGAAGTTTATCATCAACGTTCCTAAAAAATGGGCTACTCAACGCACGGATGAACATCACTGGTTGCCTAAGTATTTACAGATTGCTCAGTGGGATGGGCATTACGATAAATCGCGCGGGTTCCAGTCTCAGAATTTGCAGGAGGTGGAACTTGGTTAA